GCAAACCCTTGCGAATGATGTTTGGCACTACAGCCTCTCACGGTGTGGCGCGCAATAAGTCTCTGACGCGCAAAGAGAGCCGCCGCTAGTACCCGGGCTCAACCGGCCGTTACCTGTTTAACTTGGGGGGGCAGGACATGCTCGATGGTAAGAATGCTGGGCTCGTAGGAGGCAGCCCCGTCGGAAAGGAAGGAATCAAGACGGAGAAGCAAATAATTCCGCCGGCGTGCGGTCAACCTATAGATTTCACCATTCAGAGCCCATCGCATGCTGGCCTTTTCATAATCTGTCAGTTCCACTGCCTGCACCGGATTTCTGGGCCCGTGCTCCCCTTCCAACGCGGCAAGGAGCTCTGCATAGCGTTCGATCCGCTGGTTAATATTGCGGGCACAAATGTGCATGTAGGCAGCCAAGCGCTCCAGCCGCTGAAAGAACCACAGCGCATATTCGGGTTCGTGCCGAAATCGGGAAAGGAACAGGATGGCGGGCGGGACCCAATCAGAGTTGTCGATGCGGTTGAGCCATCGAAGATAGGTATTCACCCCTTCCGCATTGCTTTCCGCCGAATAATTGCAATGCCGAGTGATGAACTGGGCCTCGGAGTAGGGCTCCAGAACGTCTTCAATGAGCTTAGACGGAGAACTCATCTGACTCTGAACCTGGTCCCGGAACTCCTCAAGCAAGGTCTTCTTGGCCTTGCTCTTGGCAAAAATCATCCGGGTATAGGCAAAAAGGTCATTGAAACCAGCCCGGCCGACCTTGGCCTCCATTGCCTCCCAGCGATCCGTGTAGTCCGCCTGCTCCGCTTCCGGCAGCTGGCCAATTATCTGGGCCTTGACGATATCCGTTGGCTGCAGATCCAGCCCCCGGTTGTTCATGACTGAAAAGACACGGAAGGCCGATTTTTGGTTTGGCGTGGAAACCGCCACTAAATAGCAACGCTGAAGTAAGAAACTAGCAAATTGTTTCAGGGATTCGGAGCCCTCACCAAACCGAATCTCCAGACGCCTCAATAACAACCGGCTATTGACCTGAATGTTCTGCTGGGCTTCATTATCCAGGGAGGTTTGGTCCAAACTCTCCAGACCTTCGAAATCTAATTGCTGCACATATTTGCCAAAAAACGCCTGATCCCGCGGTCGCAAGCTGAGCCTGGGCTTGGGCTCAAGCCCCTCCAGAGGATTGCCCGGTTCCTGGATATATTGGAGAACGGTTGACCGTAGCTCACCCGAAATCTTCGAAGCGATAGCGGCCAGGAGGATTGTGAGGGTAGTCAGGCGCTGCTGGCCGTCGATAACCTGGGCTTGGGGTTCGGCCTCCTGCTTGATCAGCACAATGCTGCCCAGGAAATAGTCGTCTTCTGCTTCGGTCCGATGGAACTCGTAAAGGTCGTCGAAAAGCTCCAGGGTTTCGTCGTCAGTCCAGGCATAGGGGCGCTGGTACGCCGGGATCTCGTACTGGAACTCGGCGCTGAAAATTTTCGCAAGTGGGTACTCCGCCCCACTGATCTTTTTGCTCATACGAACCTGCCCTTCGGTATCAGTAGGTTCGGTTATTCCTGCCCGCTATTGGTCAGGCCGCATCCAAGCCCAGGCCTCTCGGCTACATTGCAACTTGGACTCTTCGCCGCCTTCGATCCGCTCCAGGATGTCCATCCAGTCCATAGGCACTCCCTAGAACCCGTATTTCAGGCGGCGCAGCCGAAAGGCCTCATCCCCACCATCCACGGTCCGCACAATGGCATCGCGCACTTCCGGTTCCTCGATGGCCCCGGCGCAGGCCACCCGACCGTGACTGCCGCTGGCTTCAAGCTGGATCACTTGGTCGGCATCCCCGTTCACCACGATGTTGGCGTTGTGGGTGGCCACGATGATCTGCCGCTGCCCCTTGAGGCTCCGAAGAGCCGGAAGGACATCCTCGAACAGGAAGCGGTTGTCGAGCTGATCCTCCGGCTGATCGATCACCAGGGGCCGCTCGTCGGCGGTCTTGAGCAGGAGGGAGAGGAGCACACTGACGCGGCGGCCACCCGACAGCATTTCCAGGCGACGGTATTCCCCTTCCGAGCCCTCCACTTGGTGCTCAAGGACATACCGGTCCGGATTGCGCAGAGCCTCCAGTTCCCGTTTCTTCCCTGGCGTCATCTGCTCCCGGAAGCTTTCCTGCACCGAGGAAGACATCCCCCAATCAGCCAGCCGATCTTCCGCCAAAGCCCGGACCAGCCCGTCCGGCGAAGGGCGGGCTTCCTCAGCGAGCCCATTCCACCACCGGCTAATTCCTTTTTGCTTGAGGCCCTGAAGAAACCTGTCCAATGGCTCACTGCGACCATTTTCGATCCGCCGCGCCCGGATACGGCCCTCGAAATCGATGGCAATGCGAGCCATGACCCGGTCGAAGGCCTCCCGCTGCTCGCGCACGACATCCTGGCGCTCCGCCAACAGGCTCCGGAAGCTGGCTTCCGCATTCTGGCACTTTTGCTGGACCTTCCGGAGGTTGTCCCGGTAGCTCTCCAGGAGCGAAGCCTGCCGGTTAAGGGACGTGAACTCCTGGATACGGCTGGCATTGAACCCTTGTTCGGCCAAGGCCCGTTCCACGGAGGTCCGAAGCTCCTTTTCGCGAGCCTCCAACGCCTGCACGACGTTTCCGGTTCCCTCGCGCCAGGCTTCCAGCTCCTGCCGCAGGGCATGCAGACTATGCTGGATAGCTTGCCAGCGGCGTCCGCTTTCCTGGGGATCCGCTCCCTGTTCCTGTAGGTGACGGACCAGCGCCTCGTCTGTCTCGGGCAGCTCGAGGCCTCGGGCTTCCTCCACCAGCGAGCCCAACTTGGCCTGGACGTCCTCCCCGCCTCGCAGGGCCTCCTGCCACTGCTGGCGTCGCTGGGAGACGGCATGAAGATCCTCCACCCCGGCCTCGGAAAAGGCCTCCAGTTCCTTTTGCGCCCCCTGAGCCCGCTCGAAGGCCTGCTGGGCCTCCGCCTGCTCCTCATCCAGCCCATTCAACTGGTTGGCCAGCCGCTTGGCCTCGTCGTCTATACTACGGAGGCGTTTTTCCCGCTCTCGGATGCTTTGGGCTTCCCTGGGAACCAACCGGGCCAGAATATCTTCCACAGAATCCGGCTGGTCGGCGAGGCGCTGCAGCTCGTTCTGGGTGTAGAAAACCGCCGGCCACTGCTCGTGCAGGGGACGGGTGCGATCCTGGCCCGGACAATCCAGGCTTACTTCCGCGGAGCCGGCCCGGAGACGCTGCCCACCTCCTTCCACCTGCTTACGAAGGCTTTCATAGTGCGGCAGAGGGGCATCCACATGGGCTCGCAAACCATCGAGCAGGGTGCTCTTTCCCGTCATGCTGCCGCCAATGATGCAGGTTAGGTCGGGGCTAAATTCGAAAACGGCCTCTTCGCCCTCGGCCCCGAAGAATGAGGCCGACCCGTGCACGGTGACCGAGCGCAGCCACGGTCGTTCGCTCGTCGTCACATCAGGGGGATTGGCAAGGGGGCGAAGCTCGCCGGATTCATCCCGCTCGAAGCCGATCCGGACGCGGGATTCACTGGCGATAAACGCCTGGCGCAGGGCCTCAATCGTCGGGGAGGCCAGCTTTAGCCAGGTATGGCGTTCCCCGATTCGGTCGACCGTATAGGCGTCGCTGTTGTGGCAGAAGGCTTGGCGATGGTCCTCCATTCCCTGTACCAGCCAGTGCCTACCATCCACGGTTTCTTGGGGAAGTTTATTGTCCCCAAGCTCAAGGCCCCGAACCTCTTCGTGCTCAAAGAGTTTTAAAATCTCTCCCTTCTTAGCACCTAGCAAACCCGTTTCGTTATCGATATGGGGGGCAAGGACCAGATAATGCCAGAGATATGAACCATCCTCCCGCTGACCACATTCCCGCTCAACAAAATCTCTAAGGTTGTTGAAGCCGTCCTTCGCTGTATTGCTAGAAACCCGCAGGCTAGTCCCGTCCCACGGGGAGGCACCCCCCATCAGGACATCAAACAGCCTCAGATACCGATCGCGCCCGATTTCCGGGTCGAACAAGAACAGAAGATGCAACCCCTTTTTTCCGTCCTTGAAGCTCGGCTCGAAACCTGGAAAAACAGCATAGATTTTGTCGCGGAAAGCTACGCCGTCATCATCGGAGCCGGATCCCCACTCCTCCAAGATCCGCCACACGGCGCTCGCATCCGAGCCACTACCCGCTCGGGGGGAATGCGGCGTAACCCCCAGTACATGAATCTTGTTGGCAATGGCCGCTTGCAGATAACGGCGGGCATAAGCCTGGAGGGCTTCCGGATTACCGGGATCCGCGTTCAGCCCATCTGGCCATTTCGCGAGCCCACCCGGATGGTCATCAATGGTATGCAGGTGGAGGTCGGCCTTGAACCAGCGGGCCCCGGGGACCTCCTGGTGCCAACGACTGTCCGCGTTTCGGTAACCGCTCATGTCGCTTCCCCCTTTTCCGCCTGTTTTCGGGCCGCCTGCTTGTCGGCCAGGCTCAGGTGGTGGTCGTTGATGCGGTCACCCTCTTTGCCCCCGTATTGCGGTCCCAAGTGGTACCAGGGGGCGGACTCCACGTCCCGGCCCCGGTCCTTTTTCCAGTTGATGTTGGGCTTATCACGCAGGATGCCGGCGCCCTTTTTCCGGACATCTTCCACTGTCATGAAGGGTCGGATGTTGAGGCGAACGCCATCGTTGAGGTCCGGATTCCAGCCGATGGGCTGCTCTCCGAGCGGCTTCCAGCGGACGAAGATGTCGTAGGGGGCTTCGCCTTCCAGAATCAGCTCCAGGCGCTTCTGGAGCTGCTCCGCCGCCGCAAGGCGCTCTCCGGCCCCATCAACGCCCTGATCCTGATCCTGCTTTTGGCGGGCGATCCAGTCGCCCAGGTAGGTGTAGGTCAGTGTCTCGAGGTTCTTGTAGCCGAGCTTGTGGTAGTTTACCAGGACGGAGAAGCCGTCTTTGAGGCCGTCCCAGAGGTGCCAGATGAAGGGACGCTGCTGGAAAAGCTTGCAGTGCTGGGCGAAGAACTTGTCCCGCAACCAGGATTCCAGGGTTTTGCCGCCGTGGTCGACGCTCTGGAGGAGCCGGCTTAGGACATCGTTGGACCAGTCGTCGCCGTAGGCGGCGGCGAGCAAGTTCAAGAGCCGGTCCCCGGCCGCGGCCTCACCGCCCACCGGGGGAATGCAGACGATGCCGTCGTTATCGGTATAGGGGCGGAGCGCCTCGCAAGCCGCCACCCACTCCCGCTGCTCCGGCGCCAGCTCCATGTCCGGATCATATTCGGCTGGCCACCGGTAGCCCAGGAGGCGGGCGACGGCCACCTGGAGAACCGTATCGTCGGTGCGCTTGTCCCCGTAAGCAGTCCACTTGGCTTCCTCGTCCCAGACCACCGAGCCGCAAGGGTGGCCGTGGAAGATCCATTGGGTGGGATCGTTAGAGTAAGGGTACGGAAGGCCTTTAGGGTATTGTTCTTCGGCGACTTTGGTCCAGTAGTCAAGGTCGAAGGGG
The sequence above is a segment of the Halorhodospira halophila genome. Coding sequences within it:
- a CDS encoding TrlF family AAA-like ATPase; translated protein: MSGYRNADSRWHQEVPGARWFKADLHLHTIDDHPGGLAKWPDGLNADPGNPEALQAYARRYLQAAIANKIHVLGVTPHSPRAGSGSDASAVWRILEEWGSGSDDDGVAFRDKIYAVFPGFEPSFKDGKKGLHLLFLFDPEIGRDRYLRLFDVLMGGASPWDGTSLRVSSNTAKDGFNNLRDFVERECGQREDGSYLWHYLVLAPHIDNETGLLGAKKGEILKLFEHEEVRGLELGDNKLPQETVDGRHWLVQGMEDHRQAFCHNSDAYTVDRIGERHTWLKLASPTIEALRQAFIASESRVRIGFERDESGELRPLANPPDVTTSERPWLRSVTVHGSASFFGAEGEEAVFEFSPDLTCIIGGSMTGKSTLLDGLRAHVDAPLPHYESLRKQVEGGGQRLRAGSAEVSLDCPGQDRTRPLHEQWPAVFYTQNELQRLADQPDSVEDILARLVPREAQSIREREKRLRSIDDEAKRLANQLNGLDEEQAEAQQAFERAQGAQKELEAFSEAGVEDLHAVSQRRQQWQEALRGGEDVQAKLGSLVEEARGLELPETDEALVRHLQEQGADPQESGRRWQAIQHSLHALRQELEAWREGTGNVVQALEAREKELRTSVERALAEQGFNASRIQEFTSLNRQASLLESYRDNLRKVQQKCQNAEASFRSLLAERQDVVREQREAFDRVMARIAIDFEGRIRARRIENGRSEPLDRFLQGLKQKGISRWWNGLAEEARPSPDGLVRALAEDRLADWGMSSSVQESFREQMTPGKKRELEALRNPDRYVLEHQVEGSEGEYRRLEMLSGGRRVSVLLSLLLKTADERPLVIDQPEDQLDNRFLFEDVLPALRSLKGQRQIIVATHNANIVVNGDADQVIQLEASGSHGRVACAGAIEEPEVRDAIVRTVDGGDEAFRLRRLKYGF
- a CDS encoding DUF262 domain-containing protein → MSKKISGAEYPLAKIFSAEFQYEIPAYQRPYAWTDDETLELFDDLYEFHRTEAEDDYFLGSIVLIKQEAEPQAQVIDGQQRLTTLTILLAAIASKISGELRSTVLQYIQEPGNPLEGLEPKPRLSLRPRDQAFFGKYVQQLDFEGLESLDQTSLDNEAQQNIQVNSRLLLRRLEIRFGEGSESLKQFASFLLQRCYLVAVSTPNQKSAFRVFSVMNNRGLDLQPTDIVKAQIIGQLPEAEQADYTDRWEAMEAKVGRAGFNDLFAYTRMIFAKSKAKKTLLEEFRDQVQSQMSSPSKLIEDVLEPYSEAQFITRHCNYSAESNAEGVNTYLRWLNRIDNSDWVPPAILFLSRFRHEPEYALWFFQRLERLAAYMHICARNINQRIERYAELLAALEGEHGPRNPVQAVELTDYEKASMRWALNGEIYRLTARRRNYLLLRLDSFLSDGAASYEPSILTIEHVLPPQVKQVTAG